One genomic window of Anguilla anguilla isolate fAngAng1 chromosome 13, fAngAng1.pri, whole genome shotgun sequence includes the following:
- the znfx1 gene encoding NFX1-type zinc finger-containing protein 1, giving the protein RGGRGGGRGRDQGGDGEPEVRRLGYRALEDLVGKEPSEVAITLSSSPGLQLLLEEQTMSHGLIQLLCQVLSKAVRSRTDRRIVQHLAGVVKDSGFLRAVLPHYVVGMMTDHGPARRAQYPQHLDNIVSLLSDMLSIFPASSVQVTSMLVALLKPAINGLRASGVDIPDHIEQNLGKIQGLVDHLQEKARDGTLRSDNYTFLTPEQDAPPGEGDFRTMTIYPTPEEIHQDQKPFLRPNITSCSYPSVQVYLDTHFRLLREDFVRPLREGIRELLQSYEEESLGQVPVRRKRFDDIRVYFETRLLVPLCTPTGTAYKVQFDPTPLKFVRWQNSKRLLYGSLVCMSQDNFETFLFATVSDRDPADLQKGQVQLSFCQDSRPALAGVRVSDSFLMVETTAYFEAYRHVLEGLQELEVEDLPFQRYIVECQSDVAHPAYLTTEDTYILESIAAPGFASELQPFSVRDPHAWPPMEHLGLDESQMRALKLALTKEFVIIQGPPGTGKTYVGLKIAQALLTNPHVWQQGEDHLPILVVCYTNHALDQFLEGIHGFLEDGIVRVGGRSNSEVLKRFTLRELTGGPGFRRSLPGHLRRAHYEISTELAQAEQKIVQQASQLECSLRGIMHEQFLERFISEDHWDCLSNQPMWDGFEHYGKKQSMILEWLGLGSSEFQMRDQQPNAENAEVEEEELEQEEEEELVEVEEEAELIQAERMIEEAELNGRGERKKKSKTDMAVRALEGMMLALSLNHTERDPAPSADGWQMQKAQRKKLKLRIRRELAKSTAMSEEEEAALHDVWSLPLRDRWRLYRLWLWRYQTDMRGKALQSEQAYQDAAERLAEIRLRQHLCVLRDARVIGMTTTGAAKYRRALQEIRPRLVIVEEAAEVLEAHTITTLSRACQHLILIGDHQQLRPSATVYELAKNFNLEVSLFERLVTLDFPFVRLNYQHRMRPEIARLLTPHIYSELENHPSVLEYENIKGVATNLFFVEHQYPEEEIQDGRSHQNRHEALFMVALCRYLLCQDYQPSQITILTTYTGQLHCLRKLLPAAQFAGVKVHVVDKYQGEENDIILLSLVRSNREGRVGFLQIANRVCVALSRAKKGLYCVGNLEMLGRVKLWSAILHTLREKGQAGPALALRCQNHPGTRALVSRAEDFRQAPEGGCSLPCEFRLDCGHVCTRACHPYDADHKKFECAKPCGKVLCELGHRCPDLCYQQCDDCRVRVEKVVPGCGHRQMVPCYKDPLDFVCQVPCEKVLRCGHPCDRVCGELCTARCAVPVSRQLRCGHRQEDACHYSRSPAGEPPCRTPCGATLACGHPCRGTCHECHGGLFHRPCGRPCGRPLVCSHPCAEPCTAECPPCRRPCQNRCVHSACRRSCGQPCAPCAEPCAWRCPHHRCGRLCHEPCDRPPCNRRCDKALPCGHPCIGLCGEPCPDRCRVCHHDQVTEIFFGQEDDPLAFFIQLEDCGHIFESTAMDHYMGAAADGGGDGGGDEPAAVRLKECPRCRTPVRRNLRYGAHVNRCLAEIEAVKAKVNGSPAQVERRRRELLELLRGKAHLRRHLPLEHAKLQERLKEPELGLRDLWVLENRAAFLDDLGERMGAAADMSEEDRRRFAERADDLRRWLTHPQTRFSEQQAADLQAEAARLGCLARLNALCKPAGREALTRPEVAALRATLEGTAPFTQDDEREARAALKELAEKLPCGGLGVTEKERVMIVSAIGLPRGHWYKCPNGHIYAIGECGGATERGKCPECSLTIGGANHALETGNQVATEMDGAQHAAWSDAANMLNFDLDRLRL; this is encoded by the exons agaggaggaagagggggtggAAGGGGCAGGGACCAGGGCGGGGATGGCGAACCGGAGGTGCGCAGGCTGGGCTACAGGGCCCTGGAGGATCTGGTCGGGAAAGAGCCGTCAGAGGTGGCCATCACACTATCCTCCAGCCCCGgtctgcagctcctgctggagGAGCAGACTATGAGCCACGGCCTGATCCAGCTGCTCTGCCAGGTCCTGAGCAAGGCCGTCCGCTCCAGAACCGACCGCCGCATCGTCCAGCACCTCGCTGGGGTGGTGAAGGACTCGGGTTTCCTTCGGGCGGTGCTCCCCCACTACGTCGTGGGGATGATGACGGACCACGGCCCTGCCCGCCGGGCCCAGTACCCCCAGCACTTGGACAACATCGTCAGCCTCCTCTCGGACATGCTCAGCATCTTCCCCGCCAGCTCCGTGCAGGTGACCTCCATGCTGGTGGCCCTCCTGAAGCCGGCCATCAACGGGCTCCGGGCCTCAGGGGTGGACATCCCGGATCATATCGAGCAGAACCTGGGCAAGATTCAGGGGCTGGTCGACCACCTTCAGGAGAAAGCCAGGGACGGGACCCTGAGGTCGGACAACTACACCTTCCTCACTCCCGAGCAGGATGCCCCGCCCGGGGAGGGTGACTTCCGGACCATGACCATCTACCCCACGCCCGAGGAGATCCACCAGGACCAGAAGCCCTTTCTGAGGCCCAACATCACCTCCTGCAGCTACCCCAGTGTCCAGGTGTACTTGGACACCCACTTCCGGCTGCTGAGGGAGGACTTTGTGCGGCCGTTGCGCGAGGGGATCCGCGAGCTCCTGCAAAGCTACGAGGAGGAGAGCCTGGGCCAGGTGCCGGTGAGGAGGAAACGCTTTGATGACATCAGGGTTTACTTCGAAACCCGTCTGCTAGTGCCGCTCTGCACCCCGACAGGGACTGCATACAAAGTCCAGTTCGACCCAACACCTCTAAAG TTTGTGCGCTGGCAGAACTCCAAGCGGCTTCTGTACGGCTCCCTGGTCTGCATGTCCCAGGACAACTTTGAGACCTTCCTGTTCGCCACGGTGTCGGACCGCGACCCGGCCGACCTGCAGAAGGGCCAGGTCCAGCTCAGTTTCTGCCAGGACAGCCGCCCGGCTCTGGCCGGGGTCCGGGTGTCCGACTCCTTCCTCATGGTGGAGACCACGGCCTATTTCGAGGCCTACCGCCACGTCCTGGAAGGCCTGCAGGAACTGGAAGTGGAAGACCTGCCCTTCCAGAG GTACATAGTGGAGTGCCAGTCCGACGTAGCGCATCCTGCCTACCTCACTACTGAGGACACATACATCTTGGAGTCTATAGCGGCCCCTGGGTTTGCGTCTGAGTTGCAGCCCTTCAGTGTCCGGGACCCCCACGCCTGGCCCCCCATGGAACACCTGGGCTTGGATGAGTCGCAGATGAGAGCCCTGAAATTAGCGCTCACCAAGGAGTTTGTCATAATACAGGGACCCCCCGGCACAG GAAAGACTTACGTGGGACTGAAGATCGCCCAGGCTCTTCTGACAAACCCTCATGTATGGCAGCAAGGTGAAGACCACCTGCCCATTCTGGTCGTCTGTTACACCAATCACGCGTTGGACCAGTTCCTCGAAG ggaTCCATGGCTTCCTGGAGGATGGGATCGTAAGGGTGGGAGGCCGCAGCAACAGTGAGGTCCTGAAACGCTTCACCCTCCGGGAGCTGACGGGGGGGCCTGGGTTCCGCCGCAGCCTGCCCGGCCACCTGCGCCGCGCCCACTATGAG ATCAGCACAGAGCTGGCCCAGGCGGAGCAGAAGATCGTGCAGCAGGCCAGCCAGCTGGAGTGCAGCCTGAGAGGAATCATGCACGAGCAGTTCCTGGAGCGCTTCATCTCCGAGGACCACTGGGACTGCCTGAGCAACCAGCct ATGTGGGACGGGTTCGAGCACTACGGCAAAAAGCAGTCCATGATCCTGGAGTGGCTGGGGCTGGGCTCCTCCGAATTCCAGATGAGAGATCAGCAGCCCAACGCTGAGAACGCTG AGGTtgaagaggaggagctggaacaggaagaggaagaggagctggtggaggtggaggaagaggcGGAACTGATCCAGGCGGAGCGCATGATCGAAGAGGCGGAGCTTAACGGCAGGGgcgagaggaagaagaagagcaaAACGGACATGGCGGTGCGGGCGCTGGAAGGGATGATGTTGGCGCTGAGCCTCAACCACACCGAGAGGGATCCCGCTCCGAGCGCGGACGGCTGGCAG ATGCAGAAAGCTCAGAGGAAGAAGCTGAAGCTGCGGATCCGCAGGGAGCTGGCTAAGAGCACGGCCatgagcgaggaggaggaggccgccCTGCACGACGTCTGGAGCCTCCCGCTGCGCGACCGCTGGAGACTCTACCG GCTGTGGCTCTGGCGCTACCAGACGGACATGCGGGGGAAGGCGCTGCAGTCGGAGCAGGCCTACCAGGACGCGGCCGAGCGGCTGGCCGAGATCCGGCTGCGCCAGCACCTGTGCGTCCTGCGGGACGCCCGGGTGATCGGCATGACGACCACCGGGGCCGCCAAGTACCGGCGGGCCCTGCAGGAGATCCGGCCCCGCCTCGTCATCGTGGAGGAGGCGGCCGAGGTGCTGGAGGCGCACACCATCACCACCCTCAGCCGCGCCTGCCAGCACCTCATCCTCATTGGGGATCACCAGcag CTGCGTCCCAGCGCCACCGTGTACGAGCTGGCTAAGAACTTCAACCTGGAGGTGTCCCTGTTCGAGAGGCTGGTCACGCTCGATTTCCCCTTCGTCAGGCTCAACTACCAG CACCGGATGCGGCCAGAAATCGCCCGTCTCCTGACGCCGCACATCTACTCTGAGCTGGAGAACCACCCGTCTGTTCTGGAGTACGAAAACATCAAG GGGGTGGCGACCAACCTGTTCTTTGTGGAGCACCAGTATCCCGAGGAGGAGATCCAGGATGGGCGGAGCCACCAGAACCGGCACGAGGCCCTGTTCATGGTGGCCCTGTGCCGCTACCTCCTGTGCCAGGACTACCAGCCGTCCCAGATCACCATCCTGACCACCTACACCGGCCAGCTGCACTGCCTGCGCAAGCTTCTCCCGGCTGCGCAGTTCGCCGGGGTCAAAGTTCACGTGGTGGACAAGTACCAGGGCGAGGAGAACGACAtcatcctcctctccctggTCCGCAGCAACCGGGAGGGGCGGGTGGGCTTCCTCCAGATCGCCAACCGCGTGTGCGTGGCCCTGTCCCGGGCCAAGAAGGGCCTGTACTGCGTGGGGAACCTGGAGATGCTGGGCAGGGTGAAGCTTTGGAGCGCCATCCTCCACACGCTGCGGGAGAAGGGCCAGGCGGGGCCCGCCCTCGCCCTGCGCTGCCAGAACCACCCGGGCACCCGGGCCCTGGTGTCGCGCGCCGAGGACTTCCGCCAGGCGCCCGAGGGGGGCTGCTCGCTCCCTTGCGAGTTCCGGCTGGACTGCGGCCACGTCTGCACCCGCGCCTGCCACCCCTACGACGCCGACCACAAGAAGTTCGAGTGCGCCAAGCCCTGCGGGAAAGTGCTGTGCGAGCTGGGCCACCGCTGCCCGGACCTGTGCTACCAGCAGTGCGACGACTGCCGCGTGCGGGTGGAGAAGGTGGTGCCCGGGTGCGGGCACAGGCAGATGGTGCCCTGCTACAAGGACCCACTGGACTTTGTGTGCCAGGTGCCCTGCGAGAAGGTGCTGAGGTGCGGGCACCCCTGCGACAGGGTGTGCGGGGAGCTCTGCACCGCCCGCTGCGCGGTGCCCGTCTCCCGGCAACTGCGCTGCGGGCACCGGCAGGAGGACGCCTGCCACTACAGCCGCTCGCCCGCCGGCGAGCCCCCCTGCCGGACCCCCTGCGGCGCCACGCTGGCGTGCGGGCACCCGTGCCGCGGCACCTGCCACGAGTGCCACGGGGGCCTCTTCCACCGCCCGTGCGGGCGGCCGTGCGGGCGCCCGCTGGTCTGCTCGCACCCGTGCGCCGAGCCCTGCACCGCCGAGTGCCCGCCGTGCCGCCGGCCGTGCCAGAACCGCTGCGTGCACAGCGCCTGCCGCCGCTCCTGCGGGCAGCCGTGCGCCCCCTGCGCCGAGCCCTGCGCCTGGCGCTGCCCCCACCACCGCTGCGGCCGCCTCTGCCACGAGCCCTGCGACCGCCCGCCCTGCAACAGGCGCTGCGACAAGGCCCTGCCCTGCGGGCACCCCTGCATCGGGCTCTGCGGCGAGCCCTGCCCCGACCGCTGCCGCGTCTGCCACCACGACCAGGTCACCGAGATCTTCTTCGGCCAGGAGGACGACCCGCTGGCCTTCTTCATCCAGCTGGAGGACTGCGGGCACATCTTCGAGTCCACCGCCATGGACCACTACATGGGCGCGGCGGCggacgggggcggggacgggggcggcGACGAGCCGGCGGCCGTCCGGCTGAAGGAGTGCCCGCGCTGCCGCACCCCCGTCCGGCGGAACCTCCGCTACGGGGCCCACGTCAACCGCTGCCTGGCCGAGATCGAGGCGGTCAAGGCCAAGGTCAACGGCTCCCCGGCCCAGGTGGAGAGGAGGCGGCGGGAGCTGCTGGAGCTCCTGCGGGGGAAGGCCCACCTGCGCCGGCACCTCCCCTTGGAGCACGCCAAGCTGCAGGAGCGGCTGAAGGAGCCGGAGCTCGGCCTCCGCGACCTGTGGGTGCTGGAGAACCGGGCGGCCTTCCTGGACGACCTCGGGGAGCGGATGGGCGCGGCGGCGGACATGTCCGAGGAGGACCGGCGGCGCTTCGCGGAGCGGGCCGACGACCTCCGGCGCTGGCTGACGCACCCGCAGACGCGCTTCTCCGAGCAGCAGGCGGCGGACCTGCAGGCCGAGGCGGCGAGGCTGGGCTGCCTGGCGCGCCTCAACGCGCTCTGCAAGCCGGCCGGCCGCGAGGCCCTCACTCGGCCCGAGGTGGCGGCCCTCCGGGCCACGCTGGAGGGCACCGCCCCCTTCACCCAGGACGACGAGCGGGAGGCCAGGGCGGCGCTGAAGGAGCTCGCCGAGAAGCTGCCGTGCGGCGGGCTGGGCGTGACGGAGAAGGAGCGCGTCATGATCGTGAGCGCCATCGGCCTGCCCAGGGGGCACTGGTACAAGTGCCCCAACGGGCACATCTACGCCATCGGGGAATGCGGGGGCGCCACGGAGCGGGGGAAGTGCCCCGAGTGCAGCCTGACCATCGGCGGGGCCAACCACGCCCTGGAGACCGGTAACCAGGTGGCGACGGAGATGGACGGCGCCCAGCACGCCGCCTGGTCCGACGCCGCCAACATGCTGAACTTTGACCTCGACCGCCTGCGGCTGTGA